The Synechococcales cyanobacterium CNB genome includes a window with the following:
- the speA gene encoding biosynthetic arginine decarboxylase has translation MTRITPSSRSSVRAGERTPDSPRPDNAAENPPTRPAAPKSGTTPQTPWTVEDAIRLYGIRDWSSGYFTINERGHLAVLPDRNPARQIDLYEVLEGLREREIGTPVIIRCGDLLRHRLREIREAFDAAIRDHGYQGTYSCVYPIKVNQQRPLCEEVRDAAASLGFGFEAGSKPELLAVLGLTENRPEMPVVCNGFKDSEFIETVILATKLGRHVIPVVERFSDLELIVKHAERYKVRPRIGVRVKPSAKGVGRWESSAGMRSKFGLTVTELLDALAFLERHGMADCLNMLHFHIGSQVGDIRSIKAAVNELAHIYCELKELGAGLDTIDVGGGMGIDYDGSQSASHSSVNYTVAEYAADIVYRVKSACDAADVPHPRILSESGRAMVAHSSILLVDVLGSSQFPVDADVGEIKRLMEEEDERPQPVLELIDAHEALGLPRVNLVEVYHDAVQAVDEAMSLFNLGYMSLPMRSATERLFWAIGRKALALASRKGELPDELSDLPRVLSDIYYVNLSIFQSLPDHWAIDQLFPICPIHRLDEEPTRRGVLADITCDSDGQVDRFIDKREISKPTLELHDLRPGEPYYLGMFLLGAYQEVLGDLHNLYGDTHVVHVSFDDSPGVGDWNIDEIIEGDTVKEVLAYVQYDSEDLVRAMRRDVERAVKAGKLSVAEGQSLLKFYDVGMEGYTYLE, from the coding sequence ATGACGCGAATCACGCCCTCGTCGCGGTCGTCCGTTCGCGCAGGCGAGCGAACGCCGGACTCGCCGCGGCCCGACAATGCGGCCGAGAATCCGCCCACCCGCCCTGCTGCGCCAAAGTCCGGCACGACGCCCCAGACGCCTTGGACGGTCGAGGACGCGATCCGTCTCTACGGCATCCGGGACTGGAGCAGCGGCTACTTCACGATCAATGAACGCGGACACCTCGCCGTGCTGCCGGACCGCAACCCGGCGCGACAGATCGACCTTTACGAGGTGCTGGAAGGGCTGCGCGAGCGGGAGATCGGCACGCCGGTCATCATCCGCTGCGGCGACCTGCTTCGGCACCGCCTCCGCGAGATCCGCGAGGCCTTCGACGCGGCGATCCGCGACCACGGCTACCAAGGCACGTACTCGTGCGTCTATCCGATCAAGGTGAACCAGCAGCGGCCGCTCTGCGAGGAAGTCCGCGATGCCGCCGCCTCGCTCGGCTTCGGGTTCGAGGCGGGCAGCAAGCCCGAACTCCTGGCCGTGCTCGGCCTGACCGAGAACCGGCCGGAGATGCCTGTCGTCTGCAACGGGTTCAAGGACTCGGAGTTCATCGAGACCGTCATCCTCGCGACCAAGCTCGGGCGGCACGTCATCCCGGTCGTCGAGCGGTTCAGCGACCTCGAACTGATCGTGAAGCACGCGGAACGCTACAAGGTCCGCCCGCGGATCGGCGTGCGGGTCAAACCCTCGGCCAAGGGCGTCGGGCGGTGGGAGTCGTCGGCGGGGATGCGCTCGAAGTTCGGGCTGACGGTGACCGAGTTGCTCGACGCGCTTGCGTTCCTCGAGCGGCACGGGATGGCGGACTGCCTGAACATGCTGCACTTCCACATCGGAAGCCAGGTGGGGGACATTCGCTCCATCAAGGCCGCCGTCAACGAACTGGCGCACATCTACTGCGAACTCAAGGAACTCGGCGCGGGGCTGGACACGATCGACGTCGGCGGCGGCATGGGCATCGACTACGACGGGTCGCAGTCCGCGAGCCATTCGAGCGTGAACTACACCGTGGCGGAGTACGCGGCCGACATCGTCTACCGCGTCAAGAGCGCGTGCGACGCGGCGGACGTCCCGCACCCGCGCATCCTGTCCGAGTCGGGCCGGGCGATGGTGGCCCACTCGTCGATCCTTCTGGTGGACGTGCTCGGGAGCAGCCAGTTCCCCGTGGACGCGGACGTGGGTGAGATCAAGCGGCTCATGGAGGAAGAGGACGAGCGCCCGCAGCCCGTGCTGGAACTGATCGACGCGCACGAGGCCCTCGGGCTGCCGCGCGTGAACCTCGTCGAGGTCTACCACGACGCGGTGCAGGCGGTGGACGAGGCGATGAGCCTCTTCAACCTCGGGTACATGAGCCTGCCGATGCGCTCGGCCACGGAGCGGCTCTTCTGGGCGATCGGCCGCAAGGCGCTGGCGCTCGCGTCGCGCAAGGGTGAGCTGCCGGACGAGTTGAGCGACCTGCCGCGCGTGCTGAGCGACATCTACTACGTGAACCTGTCCATCTTCCAGAGCCTGCCGGACCACTGGGCCATCGACCAGTTGTTCCCGATCTGCCCGATCCATCGGCTGGACGAGGAGCCGACACGCCGCGGCGTGCTGGCGGACATCACGTGCGACTCGGACGGGCAGGTGGATCGGTTCATCGACAAGCGCGAGATCTCCAAGCCCACGCTGGAACTGCACGACCTGCGCCCCGGCGAGCCGTACTACCTGGGCATGTTCCTGCTCGGGGCGTACCAGGAGGTGCTGGGCGACCTGCACAATCTCTACGGCGACACGCACGTGGTGCACGTGTCGTTCGACGACTCGCCGGGTGTCGGCGACTGGAACATCGACGAGATCATCGAGGGCGACACGGTCAAGGAAGTGCTGGCCTACGTGCAGTACGACTCGGAGGACCTCGTGCGCGCGATGCGCCGCGATGTGGAGCGGGCCGTGAAGGCCGGGAAACTGAGCGTCGCCGAGGGCCAGAGCCTGCTGAAGTTCTACGACGTGGGGATGGAGGGGTACACCTACCTCGAGTGA
- a CDS encoding phenylalanine 4-monooxygenase, which yields MRADIRYNLVIDGDEFARAQAAADEASDLPAERIDPERFYCTQRWDRYTPEDHAVWATLVKRRLETLEEQASDVFLNGMRLLGFDREFVPRISEVNAKLRALTGWQSRPVPGYLPAKAFFACLSRREFPTTVTIRPRELLDYLPEPDIFHDVFGHVPLHADPVFADFLQTYGRAALHCEDPYHVERLARLFWFTVEFGLIREGGRVKLYGSGLISSVGESPHALHSADVDRRPFDLDRVCDTPFEIDHYQPILYVLESFEQLRDAMHEYAGRVLEESGVAA from the coding sequence ATGCGGGCCGACATCCGGTACAACCTGGTGATCGACGGGGACGAGTTCGCGCGGGCGCAGGCGGCCGCCGACGAGGCCTCGGACCTGCCCGCCGAGCGGATCGACCCCGAACGCTTCTACTGCACACAGCGGTGGGACCGCTACACGCCCGAGGACCACGCCGTCTGGGCGACGCTGGTGAAGCGCCGGCTCGAGACGCTCGAGGAGCAGGCATCGGACGTCTTCCTGAACGGGATGCGCCTGCTGGGCTTCGACCGCGAGTTCGTGCCGCGCATCTCGGAGGTGAACGCGAAACTCCGCGCCCTCACCGGCTGGCAGAGCCGCCCGGTGCCGGGGTACCTGCCCGCCAAGGCGTTCTTCGCGTGCCTCTCGCGGCGCGAGTTCCCGACGACCGTGACCATCCGCCCCCGCGAGCTGCTGGACTATCTGCCCGAGCCGGACATCTTCCACGACGTCTTCGGGCACGTGCCCCTGCACGCCGACCCGGTTTTCGCGGACTTTCTGCAGACCTACGGCAGGGCCGCGCTGCACTGCGAAGACCCGTACCACGTCGAGCGGCTGGCGCGGCTCTTCTGGTTCACGGTCGAGTTCGGGCTGATCCGCGAGGGCGGCCGCGTGAAGCTCTACGGCTCGGGCCTGATATCGAGCGTCGGCGAAAGCCCGCACGCTCTGCACAGCGCGGACGTTGACCGCCGCCCGTTCGACCTCGACCGCGTGTGCGACACGCCCTTCGAGATCGACCACTACCAGCCGATCCTCTACGTGCTGGAGAGCTTCGAGCAGCTCCGCGACGCGATGCACGAGTACGCCGGCCGCGTGCTGGAGGAGTCCGGCGTGGCGGCGTGA
- a CDS encoding insulinase family protein, whose product MSRCALARTTAPSRDGRRIAAVRRRFPPRSRQNGVHGTPIGLARSHRPATLPARSRRTRQPAAGVRVWKKEPTMTASISTRMLACGMPLIVETIPGVRSAALAWLLPAGSATDPAHLEGRSTLVSELLLRGAGDLGSREQADAFDRLGVNRSTSVGTYSLTISATLLGNRLPEALPLIVDMVRRPRFDPTALEPVRDLALQSLDSLRDDPPERASILAKARHLPVPINRSGLGTEEGLGSCTIEDIAESWHALARPGRSILALAGAVDADAAARALDALLADWAGTTPEPVLGPPPPRGYAHEPDESSQVQVIVAHDAPPERDTNSTAERVVNAVLSAGMSSRLFTEVREKRGLCYSVSAGYTPARDHGIVSAYVGTMPDRAQHSLEVLLAEMRRINTPDGRITREEFDRAIVGMKSRLIFSGESTSARAGALATDYHKLGRARSLAEMAAEIDRLTLDGVNAYLSRRSLGRLTIQTLGPAPLVAPDGAA is encoded by the coding sequence ATGTCGCGATGCGCCCTCGCACGAACAACCGCACCGTCGAGGGATGGCCGCAGGATCGCCGCAGTACGGCGCAGGTTCCCCCCACGATCGCGTCAGAACGGCGTTCACGGCACCCCTATCGGACTCGCACGTTCGCACCGCCCCGCTACACTCCCCGCTCGCAGTCGTCGCACGCGCCAACCCGCAGCCGGCGTGCGCGTCTGGAAAAAGGAACCGACTATGACGGCCTCGATCTCCACCCGGATGCTCGCGTGCGGCATGCCGCTCATCGTCGAGACCATTCCGGGCGTGCGCTCCGCGGCCCTCGCCTGGCTCCTGCCCGCCGGTTCAGCCACCGATCCCGCCCACCTCGAGGGACGATCGACGCTCGTTTCAGAACTCCTGCTCCGGGGCGCGGGCGACCTCGGTTCGCGCGAGCAGGCCGATGCCTTCGACCGCCTCGGCGTCAACCGCTCCACTTCCGTCGGCACCTACTCCCTGACCATCTCGGCCACGCTGCTTGGGAACCGCCTCCCCGAGGCCTTGCCGCTCATCGTGGACATGGTCCGCCGTCCGCGATTCGACCCCACCGCGCTCGAACCCGTCCGCGACCTCGCGCTCCAGTCGCTCGACAGTCTGCGCGACGACCCCCCGGAGCGTGCGTCGATCCTCGCCAAGGCACGCCATCTCCCCGTCCCGATCAACCGCTCCGGACTCGGCACCGAGGAGGGCCTCGGTTCGTGCACGATCGAGGACATCGCGGAGTCGTGGCACGCGCTGGCGCGACCGGGCCGCTCGATTCTCGCGCTGGCCGGCGCGGTGGACGCCGACGCCGCCGCACGCGCCCTCGACGCCCTTCTCGCCGACTGGGCGGGCACGACGCCCGAACCCGTGCTCGGCCCGCCGCCGCCGCGCGGCTACGCCCACGAACCGGACGAGAGCTCGCAGGTGCAGGTGATCGTCGCCCATGACGCTCCGCCGGAGCGTGACACGAACTCGACCGCCGAGCGTGTCGTGAACGCCGTCCTCTCCGCCGGGATGTCCTCGCGCCTCTTCACCGAGGTCCGCGAGAAGCGGGGGCTGTGCTACTCCGTCAGCGCGGGATACACACCCGCCCGCGACCACGGCATCGTCTCGGCCTACGTCGGCACCATGCCCGACCGCGCTCAGCACTCCCTCGAAGTGCTGCTGGCCGAGATGCGCCGCATCAACACTCCCGACGGACGGATCACGCGAGAGGAGTTCGACCGCGCCATCGTGGGCATGAAATCCCGGCTGATCTTCTCCGGCGAGTCCACCTCCGCCCGGGCAGGCGCGCTCGCCACCGACTACCACAAGCTCGGCCGCGCCAGGAGCCTCGCCGAGATGGCCGCCGAGATCGACCGCCTCACCCTCGACGGCGTGAACGCTTACCTGTCACGCCGATCGCTCGGGCGGCTCACCATCCAGACGCTCGGCCCGGCGCCGCTCGTTGCACCGGACGGCGCGGCGTGA
- a CDS encoding iron ABC transporter permease has translation MRDLPRAHPWHYVLLAGLLVVLGAFLVHPILLTVRGGFAADPATGRGFTLDHLRLVFLDPSLMAGLGNSFLVAVCTTLVCVAIALPLAVAGANYRFPFKPALNAMILVPLILPPFVGAIGLRALLGREGAINAMLGTEWDVLGEGRFWGVVIAEALHLYPIIYLNAAAALANLDPALDEAAENLGAGPWRRFFRVTLPLIRPGLFAGGTIVFIWSFTELGTPLMFDYYTVTPVQVFFGLKEVENSAQPYALTVVLLASSVLLYVLGRVAFGRRGHAMYAKASRAGGETVLSGPGGWAVTLGFAAVTLVAVLPHLGVIFTSLSMPGRWYGTILPTEFTLSHYGAALGDEAASTSIRNSLVLSLAAMGLDLLLGLVVAYLVVRTSVRGRNVLDALCMLPLAVPGLVMAFGYVAMTLAWPFGRPLSLLWLGVEVPPLLSGTLDVLGPDPNPFPLLVIAYAVRRLPYIVRATVAGLEQTSGELEDAAVNLGASRLTAVRKVIVPLIMANLIAGGLLVFSFSMLEVSDSLILAQKAEHYPITKQIFAFTETLGTGQYVASAMGVWGMALLTVTLVGASALLGKKLGSIFRV, from the coding sequence ATGCGCGATCTGCCCCGCGCCCATCCCTGGCACTACGTGCTGCTCGCGGGGCTGCTCGTCGTGCTCGGCGCATTCCTTGTCCATCCCATCCTGCTGACCGTCCGGGGCGGCTTCGCCGCCGACCCGGCCACCGGGCGCGGCTTCACGCTCGACCACCTCCGCCTTGTTTTTCTCGACCCTTCGCTGATGGCGGGGCTGGGCAACTCGTTCCTGGTCGCCGTCTGTACGACGCTCGTGTGCGTGGCGATCGCCCTGCCCCTTGCGGTCGCGGGCGCGAACTACCGCTTCCCCTTCAAGCCCGCCCTCAACGCCATGATCCTCGTGCCGTTGATCCTGCCGCCGTTCGTCGGGGCGATCGGCCTGCGGGCGTTGCTGGGGCGCGAGGGAGCGATCAACGCCATGCTCGGCACCGAGTGGGACGTGCTGGGCGAGGGCCGCTTCTGGGGCGTCGTCATCGCCGAGGCGCTGCACCTCTATCCCATCATCTACCTGAACGCCGCGGCCGCGCTCGCCAACCTCGACCCCGCCCTCGACGAAGCCGCCGAGAACCTCGGGGCTGGGCCGTGGCGGCGGTTCTTCCGCGTCACGCTGCCGCTGATCCGCCCCGGCCTCTTCGCCGGCGGCACGATCGTCTTCATCTGGTCCTTCACGGAACTCGGCACGCCGCTGATGTTCGATTACTACACCGTCACGCCGGTGCAGGTCTTCTTCGGCCTCAAGGAGGTTGAGAACTCCGCCCAGCCCTACGCCCTGACCGTCGTGCTGCTCGCGTCGTCGGTGCTGCTCTATGTACTCGGGCGGGTCGCCTTCGGGCGGCGAGGCCACGCGATGTACGCCAAGGCCTCGCGGGCCGGCGGTGAGACCGTCCTGAGCGGGCCGGGCGGCTGGGCGGTCACGCTTGGCTTCGCGGCTGTCACGCTCGTCGCCGTCCTGCCTCACCTCGGCGTCATCTTCACCAGCCTCAGCATGCCCGGGCGGTGGTACGGCACGATCCTGCCGACGGAGTTCACGCTATCGCATTATGGGGCAGCACTCGGAGACGAGGCGGCTTCCACCAGCATCCGCAACAGCCTCGTGCTCTCGCTGGCTGCGATGGGGCTGGACCTGCTGCTCGGCCTTGTCGTCGCGTACCTCGTGGTGCGGACGAGTGTTCGCGGCCGAAACGTGCTGGACGCGCTCTGCATGTTGCCGCTCGCGGTCCCGGGGCTGGTGATGGCGTTCGGCTACGTTGCCATGACACTCGCGTGGCCCTTCGGCCGCCCGCTCTCGCTCCTGTGGCTCGGCGTGGAGGTTCCGCCGCTGCTCTCGGGCACGCTCGACGTGCTCGGCCCCGACCCCAACCCGTTCCCGCTGCTGGTCATCGCCTATGCCGTGCGCCGCCTGCCGTACATCGTGCGGGCGACCGTCGCGGGGCTGGAGCAGACCTCCGGCGAACTGGAGGACGCCGCCGTCAACCTCGGCGCGTCGCGCCTGACGGCCGTGCGCAAGGTCATTGTTCCGCTCATCATGGCGAACCTCATCGCGGGCGGACTTCTGGTCTTCAGTTTCTCGATGCTCGAGGTGAGCGACTCGCTGATCCTCGCCCAGAAGGCGGAGCACTACCCCATCACCAAGCAGATTTTCGCCTTTACCGAGACGCTCGGCACGGGCCAGTACGTCGCCAGCGCGATGGGCGTGTGGGGGATGGCGCTGCTGACGGTCACGCTCGTCGGCGCGTCCGCGCTGCTCGGCAAGAAACTCGGATCGATCTTCAGGGTGTGA
- the pdxA gene encoding 4-hydroxythreonine-4-phosphate dehydrogenase PdxA: MVARGPDPSPPSRPRLAVSMGDPGGIGPEVLVKALADTRVRALARFVIHGAADAMHEAAQAAGVEPFWWEARRGSPLVETARAHEVVLIDDRDEGRTGYPRAPNRVAGELSFRWVEDAIASARLPGGDPMHADAIVTGPISKEAWSLAGRGKYPGHTELLATRFGSKRHAMMFVGPSLRVVLATAHVPLMDLRNILTIGRVYDAIDLGHDACIRLGVARPRVAVCGLNPHAGEHGLLGDEEDRLITPAVRIAAEQGMDVHGPFPGDTIFSAAVGAPGRPAKYDLVVAMYHDQGLIPVKLLFRDESVNITLGLPTVRTSPDHGTAFDIAGKNRADAGSMKAALRLAARMANGERDQRTAGGEQPTSQPGWLQRP, encoded by the coding sequence ATGGTCGCCCGCGGTCCCGACCCATCCCCCCCCTCGCGCCCTCGTCTCGCGGTGAGCATGGGCGATCCCGGCGGCATCGGGCCGGAGGTGCTCGTCAAGGCGCTCGCGGACACGCGCGTGCGTGCTCTCGCCCGGTTCGTCATCCACGGCGCGGCGGACGCGATGCACGAGGCAGCGCAGGCCGCGGGCGTCGAGCCGTTCTGGTGGGAGGCGCGCCGCGGCTCGCCCCTCGTCGAGACCGCGCGCGCGCACGAAGTCGTTCTGATCGACGACCGCGACGAGGGCCGCACCGGCTACCCCCGCGCCCCGAACCGCGTCGCCGGCGAACTCTCGTTCCGCTGGGTCGAGGACGCGATCGCCTCCGCGCGCCTGCCCGGGGGCGACCCGATGCACGCCGACGCGATCGTGACCGGACCCATCAGCAAGGAGGCGTGGTCTCTCGCCGGGCGCGGCAAGTATCCGGGGCACACCGAGCTCCTCGCCACGCGGTTCGGCTCGAAGCGCCACGCCATGATGTTCGTCGGCCCGAGCCTGCGCGTCGTCCTCGCCACCGCGCACGTGCCGCTCATGGACCTGCGAAACATCCTCACCATCGGGCGCGTCTACGACGCCATCGATCTCGGGCACGACGCCTGCATCCGGCTCGGCGTCGCACGCCCGCGCGTCGCCGTGTGCGGCCTCAACCCGCACGCGGGCGAGCACGGCCTGCTCGGCGACGAAGAGGACCGTCTCATCACGCCCGCCGTCCGTATCGCCGCCGAGCAGGGTATGGACGTGCACGGCCCGTTCCCCGGCGACACCATCTTCAGCGCGGCCGTCGGCGCGCCGGGCCGACCGGCGAAGTACGACCTCGTCGTCGCCATGTACCACGACCAGGGCCTCATCCCGGTCAAACTCCTCTTCCGCGACGAGTCGGTGAACATCACGCTCGGCCTGCCCACCGTGCGGACCAGCCCGGACCACGGCACCGCGTTCGACATCGCCGGGAAGAACCGCGCCGACGCCGGCAGCATGAAGGCCGCCCTCCGCCTGGCCGCGCGGATGGCGAATGGGGAGCGAGATCAACGAACAGCGGGCGGCGAACAGCCGACTTCGCAGCCCGGGTGGCTTCAGAGGCCGTAA
- a CDS encoding MATE family efflux transporter, translating into MSSSGPANAVVRERHPFVEMLFVATPTVVTMTSYTVMQFIDGLMVSRIGPDPVYVSAQGNGGMAVWLVVSIALGAMGVINTYVAQNLGAGRPERGSAYAWNGLWMSAAWALLMVPYALSLPAIFGAMGHGDELLRLETRYAQINVWGAFFVLGSRSIAHYFYGLHRPGVVMVSVLAANVVNVALNALLIFGTDGPPAWTPLAGFFRSTAETLGIAPMGVAGAAVATVIGASIELLIPLAVFLSPRMNRRYATRSAWRPSLRHVRDVWRIGWPGGLMFGNEMICWAYLMAVLLGKGGQAMGDPPEVHNTAGWIALRYMHLSFMPAVGISIAVTALVGRCMGMRRPDLAARRAWLGMGVTMAYMGACALGFVLFRETLVGVFVPDDMPAEKVERLIAVGSSVMIAAAVFQLFDAIAITMSGALRGAGDTVWPGVVTIVLSWVCIVGGGHLAIALVPHWGSMGPWVGASAYIILLGVFLLARFLAGNWKRIDLLSRSASAGEPDLAAAAEAVAPASPGQA; encoded by the coding sequence ATGTCGTCATCAGGTCCAGCCAACGCGGTCGTGCGCGAGCGGCATCCGTTCGTCGAGATGCTGTTCGTCGCCACGCCCACTGTCGTGACCATGACCAGTTACACGGTCATGCAGTTCATTGACGGGCTGATGGTCAGCCGGATCGGTCCGGACCCGGTGTACGTCTCCGCGCAGGGCAACGGCGGCATGGCTGTCTGGCTCGTCGTCTCCATCGCGCTTGGCGCGATGGGCGTCATCAACACGTACGTCGCGCAGAACCTCGGCGCGGGCCGCCCCGAGCGTGGCTCGGCCTACGCCTGGAACGGGCTGTGGATGTCGGCGGCGTGGGCGCTGCTCATGGTCCCCTACGCCCTCTCGCTCCCCGCCATCTTCGGCGCGATGGGGCATGGCGACGAACTCCTGCGCCTCGAAACCCGGTACGCGCAGATCAACGTCTGGGGCGCGTTCTTCGTCCTCGGCTCGCGCTCGATCGCCCACTACTTCTACGGCCTGCACCGGCCGGGCGTGGTCATGGTCTCGGTGCTGGCCGCGAACGTCGTGAACGTCGCGCTCAACGCCCTGCTGATCTTCGGCACGGACGGCCCGCCCGCGTGGACGCCGCTCGCCGGCTTCTTCAGGTCCACGGCCGAGACGCTCGGCATCGCGCCCATGGGTGTTGCGGGCGCGGCCGTCGCCACCGTCATCGGCGCCTCGATCGAACTCCTCATCCCGCTCGCCGTCTTTCTCAGCCCGCGCATGAACCGCCGCTACGCGACCCGCTCGGCGTGGCGGCCGTCGTTGCGGCACGTGCGCGACGTGTGGCGCATCGGCTGGCCGGGCGGTCTCATGTTCGGCAACGAGATGATCTGCTGGGCATACCTCATGGCCGTCCTGCTCGGCAAGGGCGGGCAGGCGATGGGCGATCCGCCGGAAGTCCACAACACCGCCGGGTGGATCGCGCTGCGCTACATGCATCTCTCGTTCATGCCCGCTGTCGGCATCTCGATCGCCGTGACCGCTCTCGTGGGTCGGTGCATGGGGATGCGCCGGCCGGACCTGGCCGCGCGGCGCGCCTGGTTGGGCATGGGCGTCACAATGGCGTACATGGGCGCGTGCGCCCTCGGCTTCGTACTCTTCCGCGAAACGCTCGTGGGCGTCTTCGTCCCGGACGACATGCCGGCCGAGAAGGTCGAACGGCTGATCGCCGTCGGATCGTCGGTGATGATCGCCGCCGCGGTCTTCCAACTCTTCGACGCCATCGCCATCACCATGAGCGGCGCGCTCCGCGGCGCGGGCGACACCGTCTGGCCCGGCGTGGTCACCATCGTCCTTTCGTGGGTCTGCATCGTCGGCGGCGGGCATCTGGCCATCGCCCTCGTGCCGCACTGGGGGTCGATGGGGCCTTGGGTCGGGGCGTCGGCGTACATCATCCTTCTGGGCGTGTTCCTGCTCGCACGTTTCCTGGCCGGGAACTGGAAGCGGATCGACCTGCTGTCCCGCTCGGCCTCGGCAGGCGAGCCGGACCTGGCCGCGGCGGCAGAGGCCGTTGCCCCCGCCAGCCCAGGGCAGGCGTGA
- a CDS encoding tetratricopeptide repeat protein, translated as MPHDPLDLVIGEESAKRDAAAAARHAAAAREAEKSGDRLSAVTEYRKAVAANPADAASAFSLAYLLDQMGMDDEAVALYERICETPPAPVNALLNLSILYEDRGDYTRAERCVRQVLDTNPNHPRARLYMKDVQASREMVVEEEPDRDVIKKKALLDTPVSDFELSVRARTCLKKMNIRTLGDLINYTEAELMSYKNFGESSLAEIKRMLTSKGLRLGQGREDAHRAARRQMMDQLRGSGKEMVLNKPVSDLQLSVRARKALQLLNIQTLGDLASHTEAELMGVKNFGATSLTEVKERLGELGLGLRTLDPA; from the coding sequence ATGCCGCACGACCCGCTCGACCTGGTGATCGGTGAGGAATCCGCGAAGCGAGACGCCGCGGCGGCCGCGAGGCACGCCGCCGCAGCCCGTGAAGCCGAGAAATCCGGCGACCGGCTTTCCGCCGTCACCGAGTACCGCAAGGCGGTCGCTGCGAACCCGGCGGACGCCGCCTCGGCCTTCAGTCTCGCCTACCTGCTGGACCAGATGGGGATGGACGACGAGGCCGTCGCCCTGTACGAGCGCATCTGCGAGACGCCCCCCGCGCCCGTCAACGCCCTGCTGAACCTCTCGATCCTGTACGAGGACAGGGGCGACTACACCCGGGCGGAGCGGTGCGTGCGGCAGGTGCTGGACACGAACCCGAACCATCCGCGTGCCCGCCTGTACATGAAGGACGTGCAGGCCAGCCGCGAGATGGTCGTCGAGGAGGAGCCGGACCGCGACGTCATCAAGAAGAAGGCGCTGCTCGACACGCCGGTCTCGGACTTCGAGCTCTCGGTGCGAGCGAGGACGTGCCTCAAGAAGATGAACATCCGCACGCTCGGCGACCTCATCAACTACACCGAGGCGGAGTTGATGTCGTACAAGAACTTCGGCGAGTCGAGCCTTGCCGAGATCAAGCGGATGCTCACCTCCAAGGGCTTGCGCCTGGGCCAGGGGCGCGAGGACGCACACCGCGCCGCCCGACGCCAGATGATGGACCAGTTGCGCGGCTCGGGGAAGGAGATGGTCCTCAACAAGCCCGTCTCCGACCTGCAGCTCTCTGTTCGCGCCCGCAAGGCGCTGCAGTTGCTCAACATCCAGACGCTCGGCGACCTCGCCAGCCACACCGAGGCCGAACTCATGGGCGTCAAGAACTTCGGCGCAACCTCGCTCACCGAAGTCAAGGAGCGCCTCGGGGAACTCGGACTCGGACTCCGCACGCTCGATCCGGCGTAA
- a CDS encoding (2Fe-2S)-binding protein encodes MDPDDHVCLCFRVSLRKIRTFLAVENPPVASLISECLSAGTGCHWCVPFLEHLHAQHARGETPDLKVSPQRYAEARLKYHKSGTRDADVVREASEDGSPA; translated from the coding sequence ATGGACCCGGACGACCACGTCTGCCTGTGCTTCCGCGTCTCGCTGCGGAAGATCAGGACGTTCCTGGCGGTTGAGAACCCGCCGGTGGCATCGCTGATCTCGGAGTGCCTCAGCGCGGGGACGGGATGCCACTGGTGCGTGCCGTTCCTGGAACACCTGCACGCCCAGCACGCGCGGGGCGAGACGCCCGACCTGAAGGTCTCGCCGCAACGCTACGCGGAGGCACGGCTGAAGTACCACAAGTCGGGCACGCGCGACGCAGACGTGGTGCGCGAGGCGAGCGAAGACGGTTCACCGGCGTGA
- the tsaE gene encoding tRNA (adenosine(37)-N6)-threonylcarbamoyltransferase complex ATPase subunit type 1 TsaE has protein sequence MLRGRVYPSSMHAEIELRTLDETATLGRALAGALRAGDVLALRGELGAGKTTLVRAIAEARGVNPALVSSPTFVMVNEYPVPGGPAIVHADAYRLRGEDDLDTLGWDRLADGSSVLIVEWANRIAGALPPDRTVWVTLTVTGEASRRATIEAPDSWAQRAGIAWSGEAEGARTATVCPITGRPVPADAPTWPFADERARLADLYRWMSGEYAIGREVAEKDEE, from the coding sequence ATGCTACGCGGCCGGGTGTATCCTTCGTCGATGCACGCCGAGATCGAACTACGCACCCTCGACGAAACTGCGACGCTCGGCCGCGCCCTCGCCGGTGCGCTCCGCGCGGGCGACGTTCTCGCCCTGCGCGGCGAGCTCGGCGCGGGCAAGACCACGCTCGTGCGCGCCATCGCCGAGGCCCGCGGCGTGAACCCGGCCCTCGTCTCCAGCCCCACTTTCGTCATGGTCAACGAATACCCGGTCCCCGGCGGCCCGGCGATCGTCCACGCAGACGCCTACCGCCTCCGCGGCGAGGACGACCTCGACACCCTCGGCTGGGACCGGCTCGCCGACGGCTCGTCGGTACTCATCGTCGAATGGGCGAACCGCATCGCGGGCGCGCTCCCGCCCGATCGCACTGTCTGGGTCACGCTCACCGTCACGGGCGAGGCTTCACGCCGAGCCACGATCGAAGCGCCCGATTCCTGGGCGCAGCGAGCGGGCATCGCTTGGAGCGGTGAAGCGGAAGGCGCGAGAACAGCGACGGTTTGCCCCATCACCGGCCGACCCGTCCCGGCGGATGCGCCCACCTGGCCCTTCGCCGACGAGCGCGCCCGCTTGGCCGACCTTTACCGCTGGATGAGCGGGGAGTACGCGATCGGACGCGAGGTCGCCGAAAAGGACGAGGAATAA